Proteins found in one Lachancea thermotolerans CBS 6340 chromosome C complete sequence genomic segment:
- the SLI1 gene encoding N-acetyltransferase (weakly similar to uniprot|P53304 Saccharomyces cerevisiae YGR212W SLI1 N-acetyltransferase confers resistance to the sphingolipid biosynthesis inhibitor myriocin (ISP-1) by inactivating it co-operates with Ypk1p in mediating resistance to myriocin converts myriocin into N-acetyl-myriocin), producing the protein MKSLSGLEEFFYYRSKQGLHSCFVVAITLNKSPTRSEIVQAVRAVVPEYPQLYSDVVTRNGSLVLEPLQSTLVLSDVVEFTEMESLDEEHSNKIFKEVTFVYGAEKPLWKVLILKDQRTFVLCSDHLILDGLSATVFWGSFMRSLNASHADSTFPDEVVFKPSPNIAHVPQHPYSRIPVSISGLLLRIVVRILVLISLLGIDLIGPVFVPELGSEDFKFLHYRFPDGLLTSDGSVRNDNCQLKIKVPPNNLRALLRRCKEKKVSLSVFLLAVIAHSLKLVGTDCVEGSRIKASVPMNARPLIQEILSMKPEAVEIGNFITGATLEYDRTSGGDIWQTATKFREDLLSQKNSRSSIESAKLLELVDVEAFVERKKNARYPDSTFEVTNLGFQSFDCGEDDRYYVQDSIFNNPQGLGDVLSCGCVATPVGGLNCSINFPKVLSSELRASIEYIERTLGSLSSTGSP; encoded by the coding sequence ATGAAATCACTGTCTGGCCTTGAAGAATTCTTCTACTATAGGAGCAAGCAAGGTCTTCATTCTTGCTTCGTTGTGGCAATCACGCTCAACAAAAGCCCCACGCGGAGCGAAATTGTACAAGCAGTCAGAGCAGTTGTCCCTGAATATCCTCAGCTTTATTCAGATGTGGTTACAAGAAACGGCTCTTTAGTACTAGAACCTCTCCAGAGCACTTTAGTGCTCAGCGATGTGGTCGAATTCACCGAGATGGAGTCTTTGGACGAAGAACATAGCAACAAGATATTCAAAGAGGTGACGTTTGTCTATGGAGCCGAGAAGCCTCTGTGGAAAGTGCTGATACTGAAAGACCAACGCACTTTCGTGTTGTGCAGTGACCATCTAATTCTCGACGGGCTGTCTGCCACTGTATTCTGGGGAAGTTTCATGAGATCATTGAACGCCTCGCACGCGGACAGCACCTTTCCGGACGAAGTTGTATTTAAGCCGTCTCCCAACATTGCGCATGTCCCTCAGCATCCATACAGCCGGATACCAGTGTCGATTTCTGGACTGCTTCTGAGAATTGTAGTACGCATTCTGGTCCTCATATCGCTTTTGGGAATAGACCTAATTGGCCCTGTTTTCGTACCCGAACTGGGCTCAgaggacttcaagttcctcCACTACAGATTTCCGGACGGCTTGCTGACCTCGGACGGGTCGGTGCGAAACGACAATTGCCAATTAAAGATCAAGGTCCCACCTAACAACCTGCGCGCGCTCCTTCGCAGATgcaaagagaagaaggttTCACTGTCAGTCTTCCTTCTGGCCGTTATTGCTCATTCCTTAAAACTGGTTGGCACCGACTGTGTTGAGGGATCGCGCATCAAGGCGTCCGTTCCCATGAATGCTCGGCCCCTAATACAGGAGATATTGTCTATGAAGCCAGAAGCTGTAGAGATTGGCAACTTTATTACTGGAGCTACACTCGAGTACGACCGGACAAGCGGTGGCGACATCTGGCAAACTGCCACAAAATTCCGCGAGGACTTATTGTCACAAAAGAACAGCAGAAGCTCAATCGAGAGCGCCAAGCTGTTAGAACTGGTCGACGTTGAGGCATTTGTagaaagaaagaagaatgcGAGGTATCCTGACTCAACTTTCGAGGTTACCAACCTAGGATTTCAGTCCTTTGACTGCGGTGAAGACGACCGGTACTATGTTCAGGATTCCATCTTCAACAATCCTCAAGGCCTTGGTGACGTGCTTTCATGTGGTTGTGTGGCGACGCCAGTGGGGGGATTGAACTGTAGCATCAACTTCCCAAAAGTACTCTCGTCGGAACTGAGAGCATCAATAGAGTACATCGAACGCACATTGGGTTCTTTAAGCTCCACGGGCTCGCCTTGA
- the ZPR1 gene encoding zinc finger-containing protein ZPR1 (highly similar to uniprot|P53303 Saccharomyces cerevisiae YGR211W ZPR1 Essential protein with two zinc fingers present in the nucleus of growing cells but relocates to the cytoplasm in starved cells via a process mediated by Cpr1p binds to translation elongation factor eEF-1 (Tef1p)), which yields MKRPEDHTLASENNKKVHTMPQDQENLFKPVGEFAREVDQPQGQGAQPDVAAPTNTGASDAEGHPVQEIESLCMNCHKNGTTRLLLTSIPYFREVVLMSFECPFCGFKNSEMQPASAIQEKGCKYMLKIEQKSDFNRQVIKAETASCKFQELDIEIPAKKGQLTTVEGLLMEMIEDLAADQPARKTIDETLYSKIEEFIAKVRSYVACEPGTLPLTFTLDDPAGNSWIEFKPDEPAHKWSQTQYVRSDEQNVQIGIISREQLEQQREEQRAKVADKERNPSVAQKSSFLSDETDIENFNNEVQTFTAACPSCSRPCDTHMKPVNIPHFKEVIIMSTVCENCGYKSNEVKTGGAIPEKGRKITLICDDPEDLSRDILKSETCSMTVPELHLDIQQGTLGGRFTTLEGILRQVKDELTNRVFTQTSDSMDEETKNRWESFFARLQDGLDGKVKFTVIMEDPLAGSYIQNVYAPDPDPNMTIEDYDRTDEQNEELGLNDIKLN from the coding sequence ATGAAGAGGCCAGAAGATCATACCTTAGCGTCTgagaacaacaaaaaagtgCATACTATGCCTCAAGACCAAgaaaaccttttcaagcccGTCGGCGAATTTGCCCGAGAGGTCGACCAGCCACAGGGGCAAGGAGCTCAGCCAGACGTAGCAGCGCCCACAAACACCGGTGCTTCAGATGCAGAGGGCCACCCTGTGCAAGAGATCGAGTCGCTGTGCATGAACTGCCATAAGAACGGCACCACCAGGCTGCTGCTGACTTCCATTCCCTACTTCCGCGAGGTGGTACTGATGTCGTTCGAGTGCCCGTTTTGTGGGTTCAAGAACTCAGAGATGCAGCCCGCCTCCGCCATCCAGGAGAAGGGCTGTAAGTATATGCTGAAGATTGAGCAGAAGTCCGACTTCAACAGACAAGTGATCAAAGCGGAGACCGCCTCCTGCAAGTTCCAAGAGCTCGACATAGAGATCCCAGCCAAGAAGGGTCAGTTGACAACGGTCGAGGGTCTGCTGATGGAGATGATCGAGGACCTGGCCGCTGACCAGCCTGCCAGAAAGACCATTGATGAAACACTATActccaaaattgaagagTTCATAGCCAAGGTCAGGTCGTATGTGGCCTGCGAGCCTGGAACCCTGCCTCTGACCTTTACGCTTGATGATCCCGCTGGCAACTCGTGGATCGAATTCAAGCCGGACGAGCCTGCGCACAAGTGGTCCCAGACCCAGTACGTTAGATCGGATGAGCAGAACGTTCAGATTGGCATCATTTCCAGAGAACAActcgagcagcagcgcgaagAGCAGCGGGCTAAGGTTGCAGACAAAGAAAGGAACCCATCCGTGGCACAGAAATCTTCGTTCTTGTCCGACGAGACCGACATCGAGAACTTTAACAACGAAGTACAAACTTTCACTGCAGCCTGCCCCTCTTGCTCGCGCCCTTGCGATACCCACATGAAACCTGTAAACATTCCTCACTTCAAGGAAGTCATTATCATGTCGACTGTCTGCGAAAACTGTGGTTACAAGTCGAATGAAGTCAAGACTGGTGGCGCCATTCCCGAGAAAGGCAGGAAAATCACCCTGATATGCGATGACCCAGAGGACCTTTCTCGTGACATTCTGAAGAGCGAGACCTGTTCCATGACGGTTCCTGAGCTGCATTTGGACATCCAGCAGGGCACTCTGGGTGGCAGATTCACCACCCTGGAGGGTATCCTTCGTCAGGTTAAGGATGAGCTAACTAACAGAGTTTTCACCCAGACCTCGGACTCCATGGACGAGGAAACTAAAAACCGTTGGGAAAGTTTTTTCGCAAGACTCCAAGATGGTTTAGATGGCAAAGTCAAGTTCACTGTAATAATGGAGGACCCACTAGCGGGTTCGTACATTCAAAACGTTTATGCCCCAGATCCAGATCCTAACATGACCATTGAGGACTACGATAGAACTGATGAGCAAAACGAGGAACTTGGCCTGAATGATATCAAACTGAACTAA
- the CBT1 gene encoding Cbt1p (weakly similar to uniprot|P36038 Saccharomyces cerevisiae YKL208W CBT1 Subunit of complex involved in processing of the 3' end of cytochrome b pre-mRNA involved in RNA splicing): MSLISIPHSFLKCAMSGVSRRFGDILGISKSITRYGGKHSGSRSKLERKVLEEMTAGCYSRYLANYNCFVLLQWREIEGVGRANRARMWRRLCEGVNEAYRTSGAASGAASSAENIGIPPSPVFFEHPLDTRLFARVLQTKHLCQKQKLLCSFQRLSSPESATALLQYLELAAKPADRSDGDAAFEPVVVGVKLASRDSSVVSHIQPLLEESSKMYQDLNYEKLLQIAKCKSIGDADPAKSQAKKVLVALAENKLSKPRLADNQQWLLFTSYAQG; encoded by the coding sequence ATGAGTTTAATAAGTATACCGCATTCATTTCTAAAGTGTGCCATGTCTGGAGTTAGTCGAAGATTTGGCGATATTCTTGGTATTTCAAAGTCTATAACGCGGTATGGCGGAAAGCATAGCGGCTCGCGTTCAAAACTTGAGCGCAAAGTGCTCGAGGAAATGACTGCTGGCTGCTACTCTCGGTATCTTGCGAACTACAACTGCTTCGTGCTACTACAGTGGCGAGAGATCGAAGGAGTCGGACGTGCAAATAGGGCGCGGATGTGGAGGAGGCTTTGTGAGGGCGTCAATGAGGCTTATAGAACGTCAGGTGCCGCGTCTGGTGCCGCGTCGAGCGCGGAAAATATAGGTATCCCGCCTTCGCCGGTTTTCTTCGAACATCCACTGGACACTCGGCTATTCGCCCGCGTTTTGCAGACAAAGCATCTATGCCAAAAGCAGAAGCTCCTTTGCTCTTTCCAGCGGCTTTCCTCTCCGGAATCCGCTACTGCACTTCTTCAGTATCTCGAACTGGCCGCGAAGCCAGCGGACCGCAGCGACGGAGACGCCGCCTTCGAGCCCGTTGTGGTCGGCGTCAAGCTTGCATCCCGCGACTCCAGCGTGGTGTCGCACATACAACCGCTGCTTGAAGAGTCCTCTAAGATGTACCAAGATCTCAACTACGAGAAGCTGCTCCAAATTGCCAAGTGTAAATCGATTGGCGACGCAGACCCAGCGAAGTCGCAGGCGAAGAAGGTACTCGTGGCTCTAGCCGAGAACAAGCTGTCCAAGCCAAGGCTTGCCGACAACCAGCAGTGGCTTTTGTTCACGTCGTATGCGCAAGGGTGA
- a CDS encoding glycoside hydrolase family 125 protein (conserved hypothetical protein) translates to MRRVSSRFIPILASLLFVCIIYNLSTSNQGYLAEPLNEKTPRKPATRPFQGASTAQRYQARVRKCPNYADYASVPHYRDEVSATPLDLPFQRPPENCRTFTSELVEKFIRQFTSRFRDRDLARLFENSFPNTLDTTILWHVSGSSNRKLRNHKEKSALFRNEFPETFVVTGDIHAEWLRDSAWQLSVYQPFIKYDGKLAELIRGAINTQAQLVINNPFCNAFHPPSYCSVKRGRSSIDNVDPKPNWSQVFECKYEVDSLASFLTLSRQYYENAPQELKFSFVTPDWISAVEKLMIVVSVESDSTFDEDGFVNTFPYVFRRNTNVASETLPLAGTGNPVNSGIGLVRSAFRPSDDSTIFQYFIPGNAHLSVELETLAEYLRGYLKQTTSSPSELERVKELISAAAVTSSRIRDGIMDHAIVKHPKFGKVFAYEIDGFGSSLLMDDANIPSLLSLPDLGFLDVDDEIYQNTRRMITCKEGNPYYIKGTHFEGIGGPHIGIHNAWPMSLLVAIRTSENDKEIERLLDMVLQSTGGLGLIHESVQAFKEGGSTYTRPWFAWANSEFAKTILQLAQTKPYLIFRDEYAAEGFTLQNFLLSLPQQAGSD, encoded by the coding sequence ATGCGGCGCGTATCTTCACGGTTCATACCCATTCTCGCCTCTCTGCTTTTCGTATGCATCATCTACAACCTTTCAACCTCCAACCAAGGGTACTTAGCAGAACCCTTAAATGAAAAGACACCTCGAAAACCAGCGACGCGACCTTTCCAGGGGGCATCTACCGCTCAAAGGTATCAAGCAAGGGTGCGGAAGTGTCCGAACTATGCAGACTACGCATCTGTCCCGCACTACCGCGACGAGGTTAGTGCGACACCGCTCGACCTACCATTCCAAAGGCCACCAGAAAACTGCAGGACTTTCACGTccgagcttgttgaaaagttcatAAGGCAGTTCACCTCCCGGTTCAGGGATCGCGACCTTGCCAGGCTCTTTGAGAATAGTTTCCCGAACACGTTGGACACTACTATACTTTGGCATGTCTCGGGGTCGAGCAACAGGAAGCTCAGAAATCATAAAGAAAAAAGCGCTCTTTTTAGGAATGAGTTTCCAGAGACTTTCGTGGTTACAGGGGATATACATGCCGAATGGCTCCGCGACTCTGCATGGCAACTTTCAGTATACCAGCCTTTCATCAAGTATGATGGTAAACTAGCAGAGCTCATCAGAGGTGCCATTAACACTCAGGCACAGCTTGTAATAAACAATCCATTTTGCAACGCGTTCCATCCCCCCTCTTATTGCTCTGTCAAAAGGGGCAGGAGCTCTATTGACAACGTCGATCCAAAGCCTAACTGGAGCCAAGTTTTCGAGTGTAAATACGAGGTCGATTCTTTGGCATCTTTCTTGACGCTATCACGTCAGTACTACGAGAACGCTCCGCAAGAGCTCAAATTTTCGTTTGTAACCCCGGATTGGATATCGGCCGTCGAAAAGCTTATGATTGTGGTTTCTGTTGAATCCGATTCCACTTTCGATGAAGATGGGTTCGTGAATACGTTTCCGTATGTTTTCCGCAGAAACACTAACGTGGCGTCCGAGACGTTACCGTTGGCAGGTACGGGAAACCCTGTGAACAGTGGAATAGGACTAGTGAGATCTGCGTTTAGGCCGAGCGATGATTCCACAATCTTCCAGTATTTCATCCCTGGGAATGCTCACCTGTCGGTGGAACTAGAAACCCTCGCCGAGTACTTGCGTGGTTACTTGAAGCAAACCACAAGCTCGCCTTCCGAATTGGAGAGAGTTAAAGAGCTGATCTCCGCAGCGGCAGTTACATCTTCTCGGATTAGAGACGGTATCATGGACCATGCAATAGTCAAGCATCCCAAGTTTGGAAAGGTTTTTGCGTATGAAATTGATGGGTTCGGAAGCTCTTTGTTGATGGACGACGCCAACATCCCCTCTCTACTCTCGCTGCCTGACCTTGGGTTTCTTGATGTCGACGATGAAATCTATCAGAACACGAGAAGGATGATAACATGTAAGGAAGGAAATCCTTACTACATCAAGGGCACACACTTTGAAGGGATAGGCGGACCGCATATTGGAATACACAACGCTTGGCCAATGAGTTTACTGGTAGCTATACGAACATCTGAGAATGACAAGGAGATTGAGAGGTTACTTGATATGGTTTTACAAAGCACTGGCGGTCTCGGGCTCATTCACGAGTCTGTCCAAGCGTTTAAAGAAGGCGGCAGCACGTACACCAGACCATGGTTTGCCTGGGCAAACTCTGAATTTGCAAAGACTATTCTGCAGCTAGCTCAAACCAAGCCGTATCTAATTTTCCGCGATGAGTATGCCGCGGAGGGATTCACattacaaaattttttgttgtcaCTGCCACAACAAGCTGGGAGTGATTGA
- the EMC3 gene encoding ER membrane complex subunit EMC3 (similar to uniprot|P36039 Saccharomyces cerevisiae YKL207W Hypothetical ORF) translates to MHFSTALTHLSVGTAGAVAELVLDPKLKYWVLFPISIVMILVGVMRQYIMVILGPKVKSIPRKKLTEFQYISKAQALLGNGTNLNRHSFNMRQEYLAEVLAEGKFLAQQGKPETPPNPLTDPNASDAMMGMVKGNLANYIPQTIIMWWVNHFFAGFLLMKLPFPLTVKFKEMLQSGIMTSDLDPRWVSSISWYFISTLGLNPVNNLLFGNSEGDALGVVQQQQQIETMPGGPTPDVIMKSLANDITIAQHESCFDNIEDRVLELYQ, encoded by the coding sequence ATGCATTTCTCCACTGCTCTCACGCATTTGAGCGTGGGTACGGCAGGTGCTGTTGCCGAGCTAGTCTTGGATCCCAAATTAAAGTACTGGGTGCTCTTTCCCATTTCCATTGTGATGATTCTGGTCGGTGTAATGCGTCAGTATATCATGGTAATCCTCGGCCCCAAAGTCAAGAGTATTCCTAGGAAGAAATTGACCGAATTCCAGTACATAAGCAAGGCACAAGCGCTGCTGGGAAATGGCACAAATCTGAACCGCCACTCTTTCAACATGAGACAAGAGTATCTGGCGGAGGTGCTCGCTGAAGGCAAATTCTTGGCGCAACAGGGTAAGCCGGAAACGCCTCCAAATCCTTTGACAGATCCAAATGCTTCGGATGCGATGATGGGTATGGTCAAAGGTAACCTTGCCAATTATATTCCGCAAACTATTATTATGTGGTGGGTTAACCATTTTTTTGCAGGTTTCCTGCTCATGAAACTGCCTTTCCCACTTACTGTTAAATTCAAAGAGATGCTCCAGAGTGGAATCATGACTTCCGACCTCGATCCCCGCTGGGTTAGTAGTATTTCATGGTACTTTATTTCTACCTTGGGCCTAAACCCCGTGAATAACTTGCTATTCGGAAACAGTGAGGGCGACGCCTTGGGAGTGgtccagcagcaacaacaaataGAAACCATGCCTGGCGGTCCAACCCCCGATGTCAtaatgaagagcttggcCAATGATATTACTATCGCTCAACACGAGTCATGCTTTGACAACATTGAGGACAGGGTGCTAGAGCTTTACCAATAA
- the NPA3 gene encoding GTPase NPA3 (highly similar to uniprot|P47122 Saccharomyces cerevisiae YJR072C NPA3 Cytoplasmic protein required for cell viability identified by association with pre-ribosomal particles), translated as MPLKTVICIGMAGSGKTTFMQRLNSHLHAAKSPPYVVQLDPAVLNVPYGANIDIRDSVKYKKVMENYNLGPNGAIVTSLNLFSTKIDQVIKLVENKRDKYEHCIIDTPGQIECFVWSASGAIITESFASTFPTVIAYIVDTPRNSSPTTFMSNMLYACSILYKTKLPMVVVFNKTDVCKADFAREWMTDFEAFQDALRQDQELNGETGMGSGYMGSLVNSMSLMLEEFYSQLDMVGVSSYTGEGFDEFLTAVDKKVDEYESYYKAERERILKQKEEEEKTKKQKSLEHLMKDLGLKDEQNAENAKQEEADVLSDFEEGENDGIVLRDEDEGVEREYTFAEGDRMSGEVNGKSTPDLQKRYEEAFQKVAKSASSETAENIARYIRQ; from the coding sequence ATGCCACTCAAGACCGTGATATGTATCGGCATGGCCGGTTCTGGAAAGACTACGTTCATGCAACGTTTGAACTCGCATTTGCATGCCGCAAAATCTCCACCCTACGTTGTACAACTAGATCCTGCGGTGTTAAATGTGCCTTATGGAGCTAATATCGACATTCGTGACTCCGTGAAATACAAGAAAGTGATGGAGAACTACAATCTGGGCCCCAACGGTGCTATCGTTACAAGTCTTAACCTCTTCAGCACGAAAATAGACCAAGTGATTAAGCTGGTTGAGAACAAGCGCGACAAATACGAGCACTGTATAATAGATACACCTGGCCAGATCGAGTGTTTTGTTTGGAGTGCCTCAGGTGCAATCATAACCGAGTCTTTTGCCTCCACATTCCCCACTGTTATTGCCTACATTGTCGATACACCAAGAAATTCCTCTCCTACCACTTTCATGAGCAACATGCTGTACGCGTGCTCTATTCTCtacaaaacaaagttgcCAATGGTTGTAgtgttcaacaaaaccgATGTGTGTAAGGCCGATTTCGCACGCGAATGGATGACTGACTTCGAGGCATTCCAAGATGCTCTAAGGCAAGACCAGGAGCTGAATGGCGAAACAGGTATGGGGTCCGGTTATATGGGTTCGTTAGTGAATTCTATGTCGCTGATGCTGGAAGAATTCTATTCACAACTAGACATGGTTGGTGTTTCCAGTTACACAGGTGAGGGCTTCGACGAATTTTTAACCGCCGTTGACAAAAAAGTGGATGAGTACGAGTCCTACTACAAAGCAGAGAGAGAAAGGATATTAAAGcaaaaggaagaagaggagaagaCTAAAAAACAGAAATCTCTTGAGCATCTCATGAAAGATCTGGGCTTGAAAGATGAACAGAATGCAGAAAATGCTAAACAAGAAGAGGCCGACGTCCTGAgcgactttgaagaaggcgaaAACGATGGCATTGTTCTCAGGGATGAGGATGAGGGGGTCGAGAGAGAGTACACATTTGCAGAGGGGGACAGGATGAGCGGCGAGGTCAACGGGAAATCAACTCCTGACTTGCAGAAGAGATACGAAGAAGCATTCCAGAAGGTTGCCAAATCCGCAAGCAGCGAGACCGCTGAAAACATTGCACGTTACATTAGACAGTAA
- the ADD66 gene encoding Add66p (similar to uniprot|P36040 Saccharomyces cerevisiae YKL206C Hypothetical ORF): MNTLLLPLVSTGNVPQLMTDLVLHSLDSEFEFVRELDSLYVYPFTGPIDYVEDSDSSLYRTSPEKTFTTPVELFFNPKLKLYIIQQRSPILQPYENQFCKNVIAPLIEELNIGSLVVTDATDNFGEHIAAASTRRSPYSFGVCQVSQIDDLSGEFQQKLQLHDTGATPVNNTLFQFSSQSFQSGISTEQFIFKLCYHLLHTQKVSEILKEIRYFNIYVQEGDNSEDAAAACTQVPQVITGFPSITTLRAPVSWKGVYGTRDAPGTFEEGLYI, from the coding sequence ATGAATACTCTTCTTTTGCCACTCGTATCGACCGGAAATGTGCCCCAATTGATGACCGATCTGGTTCTCCACTCCTTGGATTCCGAGTTCGAATTCGTTCGCGAGCTCGACAGCTTGTACGTTTATCCCTTCACAGGACCTATAGATTACGTCGAGGATTCTGATTCGAGTCTGTACCGGACCAGCCCCGAGAAAACCTTTACTACAcctgttgagcttttcttcaacccCAAACTGAAGCTATACATTATCCAGCAGCGGTCCCCAATCCTGCAGCCTTATGAAAACCAGTTCTGTAAGAATGTTATAGCGCCACTTATCGAGGAGTTGAACATTGGATCCTTGGTAGTTACGGATGCTACAGACAACTTTGGAGAGCACATAGCCGCGGCTTCTACACGGAGAAGCCCATATTCCTTCGGCGTGTGTCAGGTTTCACAGATCGACGACTTGTCGGGCGAGTTTCAGCAAAAGCTGCAGCTCCATGACACGGGTGCAACCCCTGTGAATAACACACTTTTCCAGTTTTCAAgccaaagttttcaatcTGGCATCTCCACCGAGCAATTCATTTTTAAACTGTGCTACCACCTTCTTCATACACAAAAGGTTTCAGAAATTCTGAAAGAAATCCGGTACTTTAATATATACGTTCAAGAGGGCGACAACTCCGAAGACGCTGCGGCGGCCTGTACGCAAGTGCCACAGGTTATTACAGGGTTCCCCAGCATTACGACACTCCGGGCACCAGTCTCGTGGAAAGGAGTCTACGGAACCCGGGACGCGCCTGGCACCTTTGAGGAGGGCCTCTACATCTGA
- the LIA1 gene encoding deoxyhypusine monooxygenase (highly similar to uniprot|P47120 Saccharomyces cerevisiae YJR070C LIA1 Protein that binds to the C-terminal domain of Hyp2p (eIF5A) has four to five HEAT-like repeats), with the protein MSTNFEKHFEENVDNCSLEQLRDILINKSGNSKLANRFRALFNLKGIAEEFEKSPEEALKATKYISECFGDSSELLKHEVAYVLGQTKNMAGAPILRDVLADNDQQCMVRHEAAEALGALGDVDSLPILETYFKEDPLLEIRQTCELAIGRIKWQHSGLADKENLQESLYSSIDPAPPLTKDTDYKIGELKQILLDQEKPLFERYRAMFRLRDIGNDEACLALAAGFDDPSALFKHEVAYVFGQIGNSVVVPHLVEVLGRENEAPMVRHEAAEALGSIATYDVLPVLKDHLTDKDDVVRESAIVALDMYEYENSNELEYAPA; encoded by the coding sequence ATGTCTACCAACTTCGAGAAGCACTTTGAGGAAAACGTCGACAACTGCTCGCTAGAGCAGCTGAGAGATATCTTGATCAACAAGTCGGGCAACTCCAAGCTAGCTAACAGGTTCAGAGCGCTGTTCAACTTGAAGGGTATCGCAGAAGAGTTCGAGAAATCGCCCGAGGAGGCCCTGAAGGCGACGAAATACATCAGCGAATGTTTTGGCGACTCGAGTGAGTTGCTGAAGCACGAGGTCGCTTACGTGCTGGGGCAGACTAAGAACATGGCCGGAGCGCCCATCCTCAGGGATGTGTTAGCCGACAACGACCAGCAATGCATGGTCCGCCACGAGGCCGCAGAGGCCCTTGGTGCCTTGGGTGACGTGGACTCGCTGCCCATCCTCGAGACATACTTCAAGGAAGACCCCCTGCTTGAAATCAGACAGACTTGCGAGCTTGCCATTGGCAGAATCAAGTGGCAACACAGCGGCCTGGCCGATAAGGAGAACCTGCAGGAGTCCCTGTACTCGAGCATCGACCCCGCGCCACCTCTCACTAAGGACACCGACTACAAGATTGGGGAGCTGAAGCAGATCCTGCTAGACCAAGAAAAGCCATTGTTTGAAAGATACAGAGCCATGTTCAGACTCAGAGACATTGGCAACGACGAGGCTTGTTTGGCCCTTGCCGCTGGCTTCGATGACCCTTCTGCGCTGTTCAAGCACGAAGTCGCGTATGTTTTTGGCCAAATCGGTAACTCAGTTGTCGTGCCTCACTTGGTTGAGGTTCTGGGGCGTGAGAACGAGGCTCCTATGGTTAGACACGAGGCCGCCGAGGCTTTGGGTTCTATTGCCACTTACGATGTTCTGCCTGTGTTGAAGGACCATTTGACTGACAAGGACGATGTCGTCAGAGAATCTGCTATTGTTGCCCTCGACATGTACGAGTACGAGAACAGCAACGAGTTGGAATACGCCCCAGCTTGA